Proteins from one Oscillatoria nigro-viridis PCC 7112 genomic window:
- a CDS encoding IS66 family transposase, protein MAVAAPVVKPSILPQYLLEWNQVHHLAGRFKARVTYLRYTHAIGYERLSGILSSVFGLKISEGAIANLLSTVKTSLDEQVNQILQRLRQAKLICGR, encoded by the coding sequence ATGGCGGTCGCTGCCCCTGTTGTCAAACCGAGTATCTTGCCCCAGTACCTGCTGGAATGGAACCAGGTTCACCATTTGGCCGGGAGATTCAAAGCTCGCGTCACATATCTGCGCTACACTCATGCGATCGGCTACGAACGGCTGTCGGGAATCTTGTCATCCGTTTTTGGACTCAAGATCTCAGAAGGAGCGATCGCCAACCTTTTAAGTACAGTCAAAACCAGTTTAGATGAGCAAGTAAATCAAATACTACAACGTTTGCGACAGGCAAAATTAATTTGCGGGCGATGA
- a CDS encoding IS66 family transposase: MFQNQDICLHVIRPSRGAGVISEVLGEHRPQLWVSDLFSAQKNHPAAQWQVCLAHQLRDCQYAIDAGDKIFAPAMKRLLLRAFVIHRRRDRMDETKLERYRSNLRERLTRILSLAPYQPDGVRLRKRYGELMDNLFLFLEDVTIPPTNNSSEQAIRMSVIFRRVTNCFRSEWGRDLFAAVRSVVNTGKRQGLTAYQAIQKALSLHGSLFSPS; the protein is encoded by the coding sequence GTGTTTCAGAACCAAGATATTTGCCTGCATGTCATCCGTCCCAGTCGAGGGGCTGGAGTAATTAGTGAAGTTCTCGGGGAACATCGCCCGCAACTGTGGGTATCAGATCTTTTTAGCGCTCAAAAAAATCACCCAGCAGCACAATGGCAGGTGTGTTTAGCCCATCAACTACGGGATTGCCAATATGCGATTGATGCAGGAGACAAGATTTTTGCCCCAGCGATGAAGAGGTTATTATTAAGGGCCTTTGTCATCCATCGACGACGCGACAGGATGGACGAGACAAAGCTGGAGAGATATCGCAGCAATTTACGAGAAAGATTAACCAGAATTTTGAGTTTAGCCCCATATCAGCCGGATGGTGTCCGGTTACGAAAACGCTATGGCGAGTTGATGGATAATTTGTTTTTATTTCTGGAAGATGTGACAATTCCACCCACAAATAATTCGAGCGAACAAGCGATTCGGATGAGCGTGATATTTCGTCGCGTGACTAATTGCTTTCGTTCGGAATGGGGTAGAGATTTATTTGCAGCGGTTCGTTCAGTTGTCAATACTGGTAAAAGGCAGGGCTTAACTGCTTATCAAGCTATTCAAAAAGCCCTCTCTCTTCATGGCTCCCTTTTTTCCCCTAGTTGA